The genomic interval AAAATTCATTTATCTTACGAGACAACCTCAGAACAACTTCAATTTATTTTAATTAAGTTTCGAGGAATGCTTATGGAGCATCCTATGGTCTTAGAGCTGCCATTCTACGTGCGCTGTGTTGAATACAGTGATTTTGCCATTGATATTGAATTTTTTGCCTATATCGGTACGGCTAACCAGCAAAAGTTTTTATTCATTCAGGAAGAACTTCTGCTCAAAATTAAAGATATAGTTGAAGAGGTAGGAACGACTTTCGCAACTTCAGTGTAGTGAGTCGCTCAGTCAGTTTTGGCGCTAGCGATGCAGAGCATTAAGGGTCTGCGTCACTTGCGGATCTCGAACGATAAAAGCTTGAAACACTCCACTAGCTTTACTAGTAATAAACAGAAAAGGATTGCGTTTAGAACTGCCGATAAAAACATCAATATGATTGCCTTTAATCGCACTGCCCACATCGGCAGCAAAGAAATAGCCGTCGTGAAGAAAAGTCTCTCCCGTTGGAGTCACGATCCGTTGACCTCGTGCGGCTGGAATATAAACTGTCGAGCCTAATGGAATTAAATTGCGATCGACTGCAATAGTACGGTAAGGAACTAAACGATAACCCCCAGCTCCATCACCGTGAACGCCGCGAGCTAGACTAAAACGAACTCGCCCAGTTTTTTGTAAGGTAGCAGGGGACAGACTTTTAAAATACGCGGAACAGTCTAATTGTAGGTTGGCTCCGCGACCGGCAAAGTTATAGGTTTGTCGTCCTCCCTGACGGTCTTCGACTTGCACTGTCCCTTGCAGTGCCGCGTAGCACCAGTCTCGATGAGAGAGATAGGCCAATGCTCGTCCGTTAGGATCGAGTAAAGGATAACCTTGGGAAATATCCCTTGCTTGATAGATGTGATAATAGGTAGACCATAACGATACTGGGCGTCCGGTCTCTGGATGAATTGATGGAGTGAGGTAATGCCAGTCTGAGGTTGCTGAAGTGGTTAAGGTATCCGGAACTTGCTGGATCTGTCGC from Roseofilum casamattae BLCC-M143 carries:
- a CDS encoding 3D domain-containing protein: MAPKFARLALAATLASLSSPFAPAWSIPSISQVLTPNPMSTRQIQQVPDTLTTSATSDWHYLTPSIHPETGRPVSLWSTYYHIYQARDISQGYPLLDPNGRALAYLSHRDWCYAALQGTVQVEDRQGGRQTYNFAGRGANLQLDCSAYFKSLSPATLQKTGRVRFSLARGVHGDGAGGYRLVPYRTIAVDRNLIPLGSTVYIPAARGQRIVTPTGETFLHDGYFFAADVGSAIKGNHIDVFIGSSKRNPFLFITSKASGVFQAFIVRDPQVTQTLNALHR